In Streptomyces sannanensis, the DNA window CTTCCTCGCCGGTTACGGCGATCTCGAGAATCCCGTCGACACCGTCCTCCAGCGCTACTACGCTCCCTGTTCGATCTCCGCGAGCTGCCGCGACCTCGCCCTCTCGGATGGCTTCCTGGCCTGCCACGGACTGTGCGCCGACGGCTCCCGGCCGCTGTCCCGCAGCGAGGTCAAGCGGGTCAACGCCGTGCTGCTCACCTGCGGCACCTATGACGCCGCCTGCGACTTCGCCCACCGCGTGGGCCTGCCCGGCAAGAGCGGGGTGGGTGGCGGCATCCTGGCCGTGGTGCCCGGCAAGGGCGCCCGGTGCGCTTTGAGCCCCGCCCTGGACCCCGCGGGCAACTCCGTCGCGGCCGTCCAGGCCCTGGACGCGTTCACGACGATGGGGGTGGTCCGTCTTCTGACCGGTCGTGCCGGAGCCGGATTGAGCCGGGCGGCTCCGGGTAGCCGCAGCGGAGGTCCGGGGGAACCGGAATCCGGGGTTATCCCGAGCGAGCGGGGTGCACGCCGGGCCTGCAGCTCATCGGCTACCAGATCGAGGCGACCGACGGTTCCGTCGGAAGGATCGGCAAGCATTCCGAGGACGTGGACCGGTCCTGCATCGTCGTGGACACCGGCCCCTGGATCTTCGGCAGGCAGGTGCTGCTCCCCGCGGGCGTCGTGTCGCGCATCGACTCCGAGAGTCGCACGGTGTACGTGAACTGCACAAAGGACGAGGTGAAGGCAGCGCCCGGTCACCGGGGCGGTCAGCACGACAGCGATGTGGCGTCCATCCGGCTCGCCGAGCAGTACTACGCGAACCGTCACATGTGAGGCGCCCTGTTCAGTCCCAGGCCTTCGCGATCTCGAAGCTGTGGGTCTCACGGCCCAGCACATGGCCGTCGGTGTCGACGAATGTCCCCGTCACCTGATAGGTGTCACGCGCGAGATGGCCGGTCGGGAGGTGCTCGGCGGGAAGCACCACTTCGTACGGGCCGCCGGGTCGATAACTCCCCAACAGCACCTCACTTGTGGCGATGCCCGAGCCGTGCCGCTTTCGCTCCTCCACGAACTTGAGGCCTTCGACGGGCCTCTTCCCGATGCGGAAGATCAGCGTGACCCGGATTTCCGCGCCCTCCTTCAGGACGAAAGGAGCGGTCTGCGGCGCGGATTCGGCCTCTCCCGGAACAGGCAGCCGGACAGCCATCTCAACGTGGCCCTCGGCGTGCAGGGACACGCTCAGAAGCTCGAATTGAGGGGTGTCGCCGGCCGGAACTTCGTGGGAGGTTTTCATCAGACGAGCCATCTTTCGCCGCTGGACCGACACACCTGAAACCAAAGCATAGCCAGGGGAATGCGTGCTCCCGGCAATGAAACCCGGAGTCAGGTGCCCCTGTCCCCGGTCCGCTTCATCCAACAGCACACCAGTTGAAACGCTCCCAGCACGGTCACGGCCCAGACCACCGCGAATGCCCAGATCAGGGCCTGGGCCGTGGTGACCACCGCCGCTATGAGCAGCGTCAGCGACAGCGCCCCCAGCAGCGAGACGGTGAGGCCACTGGGTTTCGGCATCCTCGTCGGCAGATGTGGCACCGGGTGCCCCCAGCGCATCGTCCGCATTCTTCGGTCCAGGGTCTCGTCACCCTGCAAATCTGATTCGATCTCGGAAAGAATCCGCTGTTCGTGATCGGAAAGTCCGGCTCCGTCCATGGCTGAAGCCTCCAGATCCCGGCCAGGTCAGCCGTCGGCCGGTGATTCTTGATGGTTCTCCTTCCGATTCTCGATCCTTTCGGGGCAGGATTCGCGTCGGGGCTGGATTCGCGCCGAAGGTGCCCCGATGCGCGGGCAGCGGCGCCTGGCGTCAGTGGCGCAGCGCCCGCTCGAGCTCCTTCTTGTTCATCCTGGAACGACCCTCGATGTTCCGGCGCTTGGCCTCCGCGTAGAGCTGGTCGTACGTCGGGCCCTGGGCGCCCTTGTGGGAGCGCTGTCCGCCGCGCCGCCCGGAGGACATGTCCTCGAGCGAGGTGCGGCTCGTGCTCTTCGACTCGCCGGCCCGCGCCCGCTCCTTGTTGACCGTGCGGGCGGCTATCTCCTTGGCGCGGTCGAGGCTCTCGCCGCGCTCGAGCGCGCTCTCCTTGATGTGTTCGTACTGCCGTTCACGCTTGGGGCTGGATCCGCGGGGCATGGCTCCTCCTTCTCCGGCTTCAGCGTCTACCCCGGTGGCGACTGGCTATGACTGCATAAACACGTAATAGTCGTAGTAACTCTATGTATGTCCTTCAATTCAGGAGAACTCTGCATGGCGCCGGGAGTTACCGGGAAGCCGGACGGTGAGGACACCCGTGGCCCGCGGTTCACGGTCGATGTGCGGTCCGGCCCCGGCACGGTCGTGCTGGCACTCGGCGGTGAACTCGACCACGACACGGCCGGGGCGCTGCGCGACGCGCTGACGCGGGGCATCACGGCCGGAGCCGACCGGATCCTGGTCGATTGCTCGGACCTGCGATTCTGCGACTCCACCGGGCTGAACGCCCTGCTCCGGGGCAGGCTGGCCGCACAGAACGCGGGCATCCGGCTGGAACTCGTCGCGCTGCAGCCGCCCGTGGCCCGCATGTTCGGGATCACCGGGGCGGACACCGTGTTCCGGGTGCATGCGAGTCTCGAGGAGGCTCTGGGGGACCGGCGGCAGAGATGACGGAGGGCGTCATGGATGAGGGCCTCCGGGCGCAGGGGCGGACCCGCCGCCTCGCGCTGTCCGGTACGAAGGGTGTGGTCGGCCGGTGCCGTGACTTCAGCCGGGACGCCCTGACGGACTGGAAGTGGATCCCCGCCGCGGACGACGAGCAGCAAGCGGTTGTCGAGGATGTGCTGCTGCTCGTGTCCGAGGTGGTCACCAATGCCTGTCTGCACGCCGGAGGCCCCAGGGAACTGATGCTGAACTGCACCGATGAACGTCTGCGCATCGAGGTCACCGACGACAGCCCGGTGCACCCGCGGCCCCGCCCGTCCTGTGACGCCTCACTGCCGGGCGGCCACGGTCTGATCGTGCTCGCGCGGCTCGCGCGGAGCTGGGGATCGACACCTCGGGGGCGCGGCAAGACGGTCTGGTTGGAGGTGGCCTCTCCGCTCAGTGGAGTGCCGGCTCGCGGGCGTCCTCGCCCGTAGACGGCGCGTCGTCGTCCAGCAGGCCGGACCGCAGTTTCGCCAGGGTTCGGGCCAGCAGCCGTGAGACGTGCATCTGGGAGATGCCCAGACGTGTGCCGATCTCCGACTGGGTGAGGTCCTCGCAGAACCGCAGCGACAGAATGATCCGGTCCCGCTCCGGCAGAGCGGCGATCAGTGGTTTGAGGGACTCGACGGACTCGATCGTGTCGAGCGTCGGCTCCTCCCGGCCGAGGCGGCAGGTCATCGAACTCAGCGCCTCGTCGTCGTTGACGGGTGCGTCCAGCGAACGGGCGACATAGCCGTTGGCGGCCTGCTCACCCTCCGCCACCTCCGCCTCGCTGATGCCGAGCCGACGGGCCAGCTCGGCCGTGGTCGGAGTGCGGTCCAGCTGCTGCTCCAGTGCGTCGAAGGCTTTCGCCAGATCGAGCCGGAGCTCCTGGAGTCGACGTGGCACCCGGACGGCCCAGCTGGTGTCCCGGAAGAAGCGCTTGATCTCGCCTTCGATGGTGGGCAGCGCGAAGGAGGTGAACTCCACCTCACGGTCGATGTCGAACCGGTTGATGGCCTTGATCAGTCCGATCGTCCCGACCTGGATGATGTCCTCCATGGGCTCGCTGCGGCTGCGGAACTTCGTGGCCGCGTACTTCACCAGGCTGAGATTGAGCTCGACCAAGGTGTTACGGACGTACGAATACTCCGGTGTGCCCTCCTCCAGCGCCCTCAGACGCTCGAACAGGGACGTCGACAGCGCCCTGGCATCCATCGTGCTGACGGACAGCGGATCGGGAATCTCCGGGAGCCCGGCGAGTGCTTCACGGGCTGCCCGGCCGGTTTGCGGGTGGCTGGACATGAGGTTCCTTCGACGAGACCGCCGTACGAGCACCCCCGACTACAGCTTTCTTACCCATATCACCCGCTTTGATGTACAAGGGTGCGTTTCGGCGTCCGGTGCGCACCGGAACCGTCCCGGAGTCAAGGATTCATGTGTCCGTCGCGTCCCCACGTGCCACAGTGGACTGTGGCGCCGACGACAGCGCGAGGTCAGCCATGGCAGAAGCCGCCCGCACTCCACGGGACGGGCCCGCCCGGCCCACGGCAGAGCTGAGTGAGGAAGGGCTCGGGAAGCAGCCGGCCGGGCTGACCGCGGTACGCGACGGAGATTTCTCCATCCGCCTGCCCATCGAGGCCGAAGGCCTCCTCGGCGAGATAGCGGCCGTCTACAACGGCATGGCCGACCAGTTGTCGCTGGACACCTCCGAGGTCACCCGCGCTCCGCCGGATCCGACCTGCTCCAGCTGATCAACGACATCCTCGATCTTTCGAAGGTCGAGGCCGGGAAGATGGATGTCCACCCCGAGCCGTTCCCTCTGCGCCAGTTCGCAGAGCATGTCGGGGCGACCTTCCAGCCCGTGGCGCGCGAGCGGGAGCTGGAGTTCCGGGTGGTCACGGCGCCCGATATCCTGGAGCGGATCACCACCGACGAGTCCCGGCTCCGGCAGGTGCTGCGCAATCGGAGCGCCGCGAGGTGCCCGGCGCCGAGGACGGGCCACTACG includes these proteins:
- a CDS encoding DUF3040 domain-containing protein gives rise to the protein MDGAGLSDHEQRILSEIESDLQGDETLDRRMRTMRWGHPVPHLPTRMPKPSGLTVSLLGALSLTLLIAAVVTTAQALIWAFAVVWAVTVLGAFQLVCCWMKRTGDRGT
- a CDS encoding plasmid stabilization protein, with amino-acid sequence MPRGSSPKRERQYEHIKESALERGESLDRAKEIAARTVNKERARAGESKSTSRTSLEDMSSGRRGGQRSHKGAQGPTYDQLYAEAKRRNIEGRSRMNKKELERALRH
- a CDS encoding STAS domain-containing protein gives rise to the protein MAPGVTGKPDGEDTRGPRFTVDVRSGPGTVVLALGGELDHDTAGALRDALTRGITAGADRILVDCSDLRFCDSTGLNALLRGRLAAQNAGIRLELVALQPPVARMFGITGADTVFRVHASLEEALGDRRQR
- a CDS encoding ATP-binding protein, giving the protein MDEGLRAQGRTRRLALSGTKGVVGRCRDFSRDALTDWKWIPAADDEQQAVVEDVLLLVSEVVTNACLHAGGPRELMLNCTDERLRIEVTDDSPVHPRPRPSCDASLPGGHGLIVLARLARSWGSTPRGRGKTVWLEVASPLSGVPARGRPRP
- a CDS encoding SigB/SigF/SigG family RNA polymerase sigma factor — its product is MSSHPQTGRAAREALAGLPEIPDPLSVSTMDARALSTSLFERLRALEEGTPEYSYVRNTLVELNLSLVKYAATKFRSRSEPMEDIIQVGTIGLIKAINRFDIDREVEFTSFALPTIEGEIKRFFRDTSWAVRVPRRLQELRLDLAKAFDALEQQLDRTPTTAELARRLGISEAEVAEGEQAANGYVARSLDAPVNDDEALSSMTCRLGREEPTLDTIESVESLKPLIAALPERDRIILSLRFCEDLTQSEIGTRLGISQMHVSRLLARTLAKLRSGLLDDDAPSTGEDAREPALH